GGAATACTGTAACGGAGGGCACAATCCGCCTTATCTGGTTTCGGGAGAGGGCAAAGTTGAGCAACTGGAGAATATCGGCGGGCTGCTTCTGGGCGGCGTTAAAGACGCAGAATATGAATCGAAGACAATCAAACTGCAACCTGGGGACACTCTGTTTCTCTACACGGATGGTGTGACGGAAGCAGAGAATGAGAAGGAAAATGAGTTTGCAACCGATAGACTTGAGGATTGCCTAAAACGTAATTACAAATTACAATTGACTGAAATTACTGAAAAAGTAATTGAGGAAGTACAGGCATTTTCCAAGGGTCTGCCACAAACTGATGATATTACCTGTTTAGCGTTGAGATATTTATCGAAATGAAATGCTGAATCGCAATAGGCTGCCAAGGTCGTTGAGGTTTATAACAATCGTTTCCAGCGGATGCCTATTCTGGTTTTGAACCCATTGCCGATGACCCCTGGTTTAAGGAGCTATTACGAAAAGTGAATTTGAGCCATGGTCGGCAAAACCATATCCCATTACAAAATCATCGAGAAGCTCGGTGCTGGCGGGATGGGCACCGTTTACAAGGCCCAAGACACTAAACTCGAACGCACTGGAAGTTCAAGCAGCTGCGGGGTTTCCCTTGCTGATATGTGTGTTAATTTTTAAGATAGTCAAATTCGGATTGGGCAAAGATTGCGAGGATTGCCTGCCTGTCCTGGTCATCAAAAGTTTCTAAGAATTTGATTAACAGGTCGTTGAAGTCATCACTATTGACTATTGTGGCCTCGAGACAATCATAGTTCGTAAAAAGTTTATCAATTTTCATCAATCCCCCACTTGGTAAAATGCTATTTCGCTAAATATCGGCCTCAAAAACCAACTATTGATGGTTGCTAAGTTTTCTTAAAGTTTCAATATATGCTAACCCATGCAGTTAGCTCATTTTAATGCACTTTTCGTCGACACTTTCGCACCCAAATCGCACCCGGGAAAAATAAAAAAGGCTTTAAGTATTATAAAAACAATAACTGGCAAAGAGGACGTCGTTGGCCTCCGGAGCCAAAGGTTGCGGGTTCGAGTCCCTCCTGGGGTGCAAGAAAACATTAAGCGAAGAGGATTCACTTCAACAAGATCATTTTGCCCGTTAATGAAATTTTTGTGTTCGCAGTTAAGCTATAAAGATAAACGCCGCTTGCAACCTCTTTTCCACTATCATCAATACCGCTCCAACTAAATGTGTGCCTTCCTACTTGAGCATGTCCTGTATAAATCGTTTTTACTTCTTCTGCAAGAATATTGTAAATCTTAACTTTGATCTCTGAAGCAATCGGTAAGAATATAAAAAAGGTTGTAGAGGGATTAAACGGATTAGGATAATTATTTCCCAAAACAAATTCGGCGGGTCGAATTGAATCGAGCGTTTCTTCCAGAGCGTCGCTCTCGCCGATAACCAGTCGAAATGTTGACACCTCATTTGTGGGAGTAAAACGATACCTTGAGTCCAAATGCAGATTGACAAAATCTCCCTTAGTATCATCGATTAAATATACATCAAATAGCCAGGGTATAGATTCGATGTGTGAGAATGAGAGATACAACGGCTCCCGAAGCGGTGAAAACACTTGAAATTCCCATGTTTCGGATTTGTTTATCTCCGGGCGAATATCCGTGGCAAACGTGGTGTAATCGTTATCCCATTCTGGGTGATGAAAATAGACAGAAGGTACAGGAGCAATATGCCTCGGTTTTCGATAATCAAATCGGTCGATTCCGGGGCGTGCATTACTCGCAGTTCCAGCCAAGATAGATTGGCTACTAAATTTTCTCGATGAAAGTGAAATGTTAATTCTCCAAATATGTTTATCCACTGATGTTAACTCAAGGGATGGTGAAAAAGTAAGGCTGTAAGGAATTTTGAGGGATGTTAGACTGTCGTTGAAGAAATAGTAGCCTATGAAAGGATCAAAGCTTTGTGATTGCACAAATGAACTGTCATAGGCAAAAATAGGCCCCACATTACCATTGAGATTTTGAACATTCCTCCAGTTGATGGGAGTTGGAAATGGATTGGTTATCAGATTAAAGCCCGGTTGTAGAGGAATTTCAACTTCGCCATCAGCATCGAGCGGCTCAGAAGCTACGGTTGTGTTAATGGACAAAGGCCCTCTATTTATTATCCAAAATGCTCGTCCAACTGCAAAGCGAAAATTTTCTGAACCATCATATTCTACAAGATAATCGCTTGATTCACCGTTGTCCCAAAAAACTTGCCAGTCTTCATTTTGTACTCCTGAAAGAAAATCTGTCACCAGTTGGTTGCTCGCACCCGGCAATCCAAAGATGCGATATTCCGTTGCATTGTAGTCAAAGGCGCTAGAGCGATCTGGAAAGTTGAGCGTTGTACTTATCTTAAATGTTGCTTGATAGGTTGTAAATGTCCGATCTGCACCTGTTGTTGTTCCGGCTGAGCTGGTTGCAACTATTCTATAATGATATGCAGTACCCGGAGATAGACCGGCGATTTCTGTGCTAACGGAAACTGGGTTTCTGCCGGTAACAGGGCTTGACGTCGCTGCTATCGTCTGCCCATAATTTGTTGTTAAGCCGTATTCAAAGATGATATCAGCGATAACCCCATTGGGATTGACACTACCATTGAGTGTGGCGGTTGTTACGTTAACGTTTGTTGCAAGATCGGTGCTTATGGCCAGCGCCCCTTTTACTGTCATCCTAATTTGTACAATCTTTTTTCCAACGTTCGAATCGATAGTGACAGTACCAGTGTAGTTGCCAGCGGGTAAGCCCGTTCGATCAATGGTCACGGCTACGCTCTGAGAGCCAATAGCCAAACGGCCACTAACTGAACTCGCACTGATCCAGGACTGATCGGTTGATATGAGCCAACCCACATTCCCTCCGAAACCGCTATTAGTGAGAGTGAACATTTGTGTGTTTAGGCTGTCCGCAAAGTCAAGACTAAGCGGTGCTATGGAAAGGACGGCAAAGTTGTAGATGTATGTAGAGCCTGATTGATTCCCCAAATCATCATCCCTGCTAGCCCCCACAATAGCATAGTCTTCACCGATTGCGACTGATAATCCAAACAGATCTTGATTGGTACCGTCACTTGCAGTTAGTTTTCTTACTTGTATCCAATCAGACATACTGCGCTTGAAAATATAGGTGGACCCTGAATTGTCACCCAAATCGTTGTCGCCGCTAGCACCGATGATGGCATAATCGCCTTTGAGCGA
Above is a genomic segment from candidate division KSB1 bacterium containing:
- a CDS encoding T9SS type A sorting domain-containing protein — protein: MMILRLQMRFFKKMGTKLLTLGFSFLTIASCLAQAEFKMTANDGTKDNLFGISVAVSGNYTIVGASGDNDLGDRSGSAYIFERNGGNWSQAAKLLASDGAKDDRFGISVAISGNYAIVGATDDDDDDDDDDLGNKSGSAYIFELNGANWFQVTKLTANNGAKDDLFGSSVSISGEYAIVGAPGDDDLGGKSGSAYIFRRNGATWIQSGKLVASDGAKEDRFGISVAINSEYAIIGADGDDLTNVPNAGSAYIFKRNGFNWLQTKKLTVNNPAKKDRFGIAVAISDTFAIVGANGDDKASGSAYIFTNTGSNWIQIKELIANDRSIGDGFGNSVSLKGDYAIIGASGDNDLGDNSGSTYIFKRSMSDWIQVRKLTASDGTNQDLFGLSVAIGEDYAIVGASRDDDLGNQSGSTYIYNFAVLSIAPLSLDFADSLNTQMFTLTNSGFGGNVGWLISTDQSWISASSVSGRLAIGSQSVAVTIDRTGLPAGNYTGTVTIDSNVGKKIVQIRMTVKGALAISTDLATNVNVTTATLNGSVNPNGVIADIIFEYGLTTNYGQTIAATSSPVTGRNPVSVSTEIAGLSPGTAYHYRIVATSSAGTTTGADRTFTTYQATFKISTTLNFPDRSSAFDYNATEYRIFGLPGASNQLVTDFLSGVQNEDWQVFWDNGESSDYLVEYDGSENFRFAVGRAFWIINRGPLSINTTVASEPLDADGEVEIPLQPGFNLITNPFPTPINWRNVQNLNGNVGPIFAYDSSFVQSQSFDPFIGYYFFNDSLTSLKIPYSLTFSPSLELTSVDKHIWRINISLSSRKFSSQSILAGTASNARPGIDRFDYRKPRHIAPVPSVYFHHPEWDNDYTTFATDIRPEINKSETWEFQVFSPLREPLYLSFSHIESIPWLFDVYLIDDTKGDFVNLHLDSRYRFTPTNEVSTFRLVIGESDALEETLDSIRPAEFVLGNNYPNPFNPSTTFFIFLPIASEIKVKIYNILAEEVKTIYTGHAQVGRHTFSWSGIDDSGKEVASGVYLYSLTANTKISLTGKMILLK